One genomic region from Accipiter gentilis chromosome Z, bAccGen1.1, whole genome shotgun sequence encodes:
- the PGAP4 gene encoding post-GPI attachment to proteins factor 4 encodes MLYQAWQLYGRWCRWSSPFIHLLTLTVVTFGVLAPLICHRLLHSYFYLRRWHLNPMSQEFLEQNQQEGQAALHYFEKLQIPNASEASGGDAFQPLLLVTIITVQRRNDFHYVLQVASHFHRLLQNCGARCWSHRILLCNVESDPSSHQDVRLLSSFFPMVSRDKAGENPDPRVNQFEKEKQDYVFCLEQSLLAYNPEYILIVEDDAVPEEEIFSVLQHLLLVRFSKPYLRDALYFKLYHPERLQRYFNPEPMRILEWLGLGMFLGPMLNCVYCWATGRPSLSWPIVLFFALYSMALSELVGRHYMLELRRLAPALYNIVPVTECCTPAMLFSAPSAHRALGYLKGLHCRQGFAKDIALYSLLRTKGEKAYVVEPNLVRHVGMYSSLRLNDNPKLL; translated from the coding sequence ATGTTATACCAAGCGTGGCAGCTCTATGGGAGGTGGTGCCGTTGGTCCAGTCCTTTTATCCATCTCCTCACACTGACTGTGGTGACATTCGGTGTGCTTGCACCTTTGATTTGTCACCGGCTCCTCCACTCTTACTTCTATTTGCGGCGCTGGCACCTGAACCCCATGAGCCAGGAGTTCCTGGAGCAGAACCAGCAGGAGGGCCAGGCTGCCCTCCATTACTTTGAGAAGCTACAGATACCAAATGCCTCTGAGGCCTCTGGTGGTGACGCCttccagcccttgctgctggTCACCATTATCACTGTGCAGAGGCGGAATGATTTCCACTATGTCTTGCAAGTGGCCTCCCACTTCCACCGCCTCCTCCAGAATTGTGGTGCACGTTGCTGGAGCCACCGCATCCTCCTCTGCAATGTGGAGTCAGACCCCAGTAGCCATCAGGATGTCAGGCTGCTGAGCAGCTTCTTTCCTATGGTCAGTCGTGACAAAGCTGGCGAGAACCCTGACCCCAGAGTGAACCAGTTTGAGAAGGAGAAGCAGGACTACGTCTTCTGCCTTGAGCAGTCGCTGTTGGCGTACAACCCAGAATATATCCTCATAGTGGAAGATGATGCTGTGCCAGAGGAGGAGATATTTTCTGTCTTGCAGCACCTCTTGTTGGTCCGCTTCTCCAAACCATACCTCAGAGACGCACTCTACTTCAAGCTTTACCATCCCGAGAGGCTTCAGCGCTACTTCAACCCCGAACCCATGAGAATCCTCGAGTGGCTAGGTCTGGGTATGTTTCTGGGGCCCATGCTGAACTGTGTGTACTGCTGGGCAACTGGGCGCCCCAGCCTCAGCTGGCCCATTGTCTTGTTCTTTGCTTTGTACAGTATGGCTTTGTCAGAGCTGGTGGGACGGCATTACATGCTGGAGCTGCGGCGGCTGGCCCCCGCGCTGTATAATATCGTGCCGGTCACTGAGTGCTGCACGCCTGCCATGCTTTTCTCCGCTCCATCTGCCCACCGTGCCTTAGGTTACCTGAAGGGGCTGCACTGCCGCCAGGGTTTTGCTAAGGATATTGCCCTCTACTCGCTGCTGCGTACTAAGGGGGAGAAGGCCTACGTGGTGGAACCCAACCTGGTCCGGCACGTGGGAATGTATTCCAGCCTTCGGCTAAACGACAACCCGAAACTGCTGTGA